In a single window of the Pseudomonas entomophila genome:
- a CDS encoding sigma-70 family RNA polymerase sigma factor — translation MPSALSSTVEGLYVAHHSWLTGWLRQRLGCPQSAADLAQDTYVRLLQARETPHLIEPRAFLTTVAKRVLCNHFRRQELERAYLEALAQVPEHVAPSEEDKAIIFATLLELDRLLDGLAPLVKRAFLLAQVDGLGQGEIARELGISLATVKRYLNKAALRCYFAL, via the coding sequence GTGCCCAGCGCCCTCTCCTCCACCGTCGAAGGCCTCTATGTCGCCCACCACAGCTGGTTGACCGGTTGGCTGCGCCAACGCCTGGGCTGCCCGCAGAGCGCCGCCGACCTGGCCCAGGACACCTACGTGCGCCTGCTCCAGGCCCGCGAGACGCCACACCTGATAGAGCCCCGCGCATTCCTCACCACCGTGGCCAAGCGCGTGCTGTGCAACCACTTCCGCCGCCAGGAGCTGGAGCGCGCCTACCTCGAGGCCCTGGCCCAGGTGCCCGAGCACGTGGCGCCGAGCGAAGAAGACAAGGCGATAATCTTCGCCACCCTGCTCGAACTCGACCGCCTGCTCGACGGCCTGGCGCCGCTGGTCAAGCGCGCCTTCCTGCTGGCCCAGGTCGATGGCCTGGGCCAGGGCGAGATCGCCCGCGAGCTGGGCATCTCGCTGGCCACCGTCAAGCGCTACCTGAACAAGGCAGCCCTGCGCTGCTACTTCGCCCTGTGA
- a CDS encoding DUF3077 domain-containing protein, with translation MTTDDTTPNTTAGKTKFYQGEGQTAPLFCIEPGIPSQHAREQASELMGCVRDLTITGIMEEKPQLIWASYYLSALAKALMDDAELGMSH, from the coding sequence ATGACCACAGACGACACCACCCCCAACACCACAGCCGGCAAAACCAAGTTCTACCAGGGCGAAGGCCAGACCGCGCCGCTGTTCTGCATCGAACCCGGCATCCCCAGCCAGCACGCCCGCGAACAGGCCTCCGAACTGATGGGCTGCGTGCGTGACCTGACCATCACCGGGATCATGGAAGAGAAACCCCAGCTGATCTGGGCCTCGTATTACCTGAGCGCGCTGGCCAAGGCGCTGATGGATGACGCCGAGCTGGGCATGAGCCACTGA
- the fecA gene encoding TonB-dependent Fe(3+) dicitrate receptor FecA, which yields MPLRPSPLAFALILAAPFALAAEPRAYHIAPGTLEQALNQFGRESGALISFSPAITQGLNSPGLEGQYEVDQGLDALLRGSGLQARRETDNAYSLQPQPAGGNGAAVELGASTVVGDWLAEARQDNVFEHPGARDVVRREEFERNGASSAREVLNRIPGVNAPENNGTGSHDLALNFGIRGLNPRLASRSTVLMDGIPVPFAPYGQPQLSLAPISLGNMDAVDVVRGGGAVRYGPQNVGGIVNFVTRAIPEQATFKAAMQNQISPSSSHDGLKNSANLLIGGTNANGLGGALLYSGTRGSDWREHSDTQIDDLMLKGKLQLDEANSLHAMAQYYEGEAQMPGGLSTADFDADPYQSTRLKDKFWGRRTLFNFGYDYKQDDRQFSVNSFFTKTLRSGYLDQGSFVSLSPREYWVRGIETRFSQGLALGDSWHELGIGYRYVNEAGHELRFREPVNGALPTTASRNDRDTRGSTEAHAIYLDDRIDIGRWTITPGVRYEMIDSEQSNKLNGQRYQGSYNTALPALNVMYHLTDTWNLYANTEGSFGSVQYSQMPNRVSSGEVKPEKARTWEVGTRYDNGDLQAEIGAFLINFDNQYESNQTNDSVIARGETRHQGIETSVRYALDGLSPALAGFDVHAGYAFVDASIREDGPNKGNQVPFSSRHKGTLGVGYTEGPWQLNLDSSFQSSQYADNANTGAESADGSTGRIPGYMLVSTRAGYDFGPQLSNLKVAVGVKNLFNREYYTRSFDDNNKGKYVGEPRTLYVQTSVEF from the coding sequence ATGCCCCTGCGCCCCAGCCCGCTCGCCTTCGCCCTGATCCTCGCCGCGCCGTTCGCCCTGGCCGCCGAACCCCGCGCCTACCACATCGCCCCCGGCACCCTGGAACAGGCCCTGAACCAGTTCGGCCGCGAAAGCGGCGCGCTGATCTCGTTCAGCCCGGCCATCACCCAAGGCCTGAACAGCCCAGGCCTGGAGGGGCAATACGAAGTCGACCAGGGCCTCGACGCCCTGCTGCGCGGCAGCGGCCTGCAAGCCCGCCGGGAAACCGACAACGCCTACAGCCTGCAACCGCAGCCCGCTGGCGGCAACGGCGCGGCCGTCGAGCTGGGCGCCTCGACCGTGGTCGGCGACTGGCTGGCCGAGGCCCGCCAGGACAACGTCTTCGAACACCCCGGCGCCCGCGACGTGGTCCGCCGCGAAGAGTTCGAGCGCAACGGCGCCAGCAGCGCCCGCGAAGTGCTCAACCGCATCCCCGGGGTCAACGCCCCCGAGAACAACGGCACCGGCAGCCACGACCTGGCGCTGAACTTCGGCATCCGCGGCCTCAACCCGCGCCTGGCCTCGCGCTCCACCGTGCTGATGGACGGCATCCCGGTGCCCTTCGCCCCCTACGGCCAGCCGCAACTGTCGCTGGCCCCCATCAGCCTGGGCAACATGGACGCGGTGGACGTGGTGCGCGGCGGCGGCGCGGTGCGCTACGGCCCGCAGAACGTCGGCGGCATCGTCAACTTCGTCACCCGCGCCATCCCCGAACAAGCCACCTTCAAGGCGGCGATGCAGAACCAGATCAGCCCCTCGTCCAGCCACGATGGCCTGAAGAACAGCGCCAACCTGCTGATCGGCGGCACCAACGCCAACGGCCTGGGCGGCGCCCTGCTTTACTCCGGCACCCGGGGCAGCGACTGGCGCGAACACAGCGACACGCAGATCGACGACCTGATGCTCAAGGGCAAGCTGCAGCTCGACGAAGCCAACAGCCTGCACGCCATGGCCCAGTACTACGAGGGCGAAGCCCAGATGCCCGGTGGCCTGAGCACTGCCGACTTCGACGCCGACCCGTACCAGTCGACCCGCCTGAAGGACAAGTTCTGGGGCCGCCGCACGTTGTTCAACTTCGGCTACGACTACAAGCAGGACGACCGCCAGTTCAGCGTCAACAGCTTCTTCACCAAGACCCTGCGCAGCGGCTACCTCGACCAGGGCAGCTTCGTCTCGCTGTCGCCGCGCGAGTACTGGGTGCGCGGCATCGAGACCCGCTTCTCGCAAGGCCTGGCCCTGGGCGACAGCTGGCACGAGCTGGGCATCGGCTACCGCTACGTCAACGAAGCCGGCCACGAGCTGCGCTTCCGCGAGCCGGTCAACGGCGCCCTGCCCACCACCGCCAGCCGCAACGACCGCGACACCCGCGGCAGCACCGAAGCCCACGCCATTTACCTGGACGACCGCATCGACATCGGCCGCTGGACCATCACCCCGGGCGTGCGCTACGAGATGATCGACTCCGAGCAGAGCAACAAGCTCAACGGCCAGCGCTACCAGGGCAGCTACAACACCGCGCTGCCGGCGTTGAACGTGATGTACCATCTGACCGACACCTGGAACCTCTACGCCAACACCGAAGGCTCGTTCGGCAGCGTGCAGTACAGCCAGATGCCCAACCGCGTCAGCAGCGGCGAAGTGAAGCCGGAGAAGGCGCGCACCTGGGAAGTCGGTACCCGCTACGACAATGGCGACCTGCAGGCCGAGATCGGCGCCTTCCTGATCAACTTCGACAACCAGTACGAAAGCAACCAGACCAACGACTCGGTGATCGCCCGCGGCGAAACCCGCCACCAGGGCATCGAGACCAGCGTGCGCTACGCCCTCGACGGCCTGAGCCCGGCCCTGGCAGGTTTCGACGTGCACGCCGGCTACGCCTTCGTCGACGCCAGCATCCGCGAGGATGGCCCGAACAAAGGTAACCAGGTGCCGTTCTCGTCGCGCCACAAAGGCACGCTGGGCGTGGGTTACACCGAAGGCCCGTGGCAGTTGAACCTGGACAGCAGCTTCCAGAGCAGCCAGTACGCCGACAACGCCAACACCGGTGCCGAGAGCGCCGACGGCAGCACCGGGCGCATTCCGGGCTACATGCTGGTGAGCACCCGCGCCGGGTACGACTTCGGGCCGCAGTTGTCGAATTTGAAGGTGGCGGTGGGGGTGAAGAACCTGTTCAACCGCGAGTACTACACCCGCTCGTTTGATGACAACAACAAGGGCAAGTATGTGGGGGAACCGCGGACGTTGTATGTGCAGACGTCGGTTGAGTTCTGA
- a CDS encoding FecR domain-containing protein: protein MNSSFSPQIAEQAVHWLIESQGEAFDPQQRQALERWLQADSEHQRAWAHIQQVNQRLRGVASPVVHATLQAPPSPARRRALKALLLVGVASATGLGLQQHNPLPGLMADYRSRVGQRRRLSLDDGSQLHLNTRSAADVRFDSQQRLVRLREGELLLDVIEEPRPLRVRTAEGELHLARGRFDVRQFDGFSLVSVFSGQASVAGQPLLAGHQARFARGGWQAIAPLDPNRAAWVDGMLVVSQMRLTDFLAELSRYRLGQLACSERVADLRISGSYPLEDSERILDMLEVALPVRVRRFTRYWVSVEAATS, encoded by the coding sequence GTGAACAGCAGTTTCTCGCCGCAGATCGCCGAGCAAGCGGTGCACTGGTTGATCGAGTCCCAAGGTGAGGCCTTCGACCCGCAGCAGCGCCAGGCCCTAGAGCGCTGGTTGCAGGCCGACAGCGAGCACCAGCGCGCCTGGGCGCATATCCAGCAGGTCAACCAGCGCCTGCGCGGCGTCGCCTCGCCAGTGGTCCACGCCACCCTGCAAGCCCCGCCCTCCCCGGCCCGACGCCGGGCGCTCAAGGCCCTGCTGCTGGTCGGCGTGGCCAGCGCCACCGGGCTGGGCCTGCAACAGCACAATCCACTGCCTGGGCTGATGGCCGACTACCGCAGCCGGGTGGGCCAGCGCCGCCGCCTGAGCCTCGACGATGGCAGCCAGTTGCACCTGAATACCCGCAGTGCCGCCGACGTGCGCTTCGACAGCCAGCAACGCCTGGTGCGCCTGCGCGAAGGCGAATTGCTGCTCGACGTGATCGAGGAACCCCGTCCGCTGCGCGTGCGCACCGCCGAAGGCGAGCTGCACCTGGCCCGTGGCCGTTTCGACGTGCGCCAGTTCGATGGTTTCAGCCTGGTCTCGGTGTTCAGCGGCCAGGCCAGTGTCGCCGGCCAGCCCCTGCTGGCCGGGCATCAGGCTCGCTTTGCCCGGGGAGGCTGGCAGGCCATCGCGCCCCTGGACCCCAACCGCGCGGCCTGGGTGGACGGCATGCTGGTGGTGTCGCAGATGCGCCTGACGGATTTTCTCGCCGAGTTGTCGCGCTACCGACTCGGGCAGCTCGCGTGCAGCGAACGCGTGGCGGACCTGAGAATCTCCGGCTCGTACCCGCTGGAGGACAGCGAACGGATCCTCGACATGCTCGAAGTGGCGTTGCCGGTGCGGGTGCGGCGCTTCACCCGCTACTGGGTCAGCGTGGAAGCCGCCACCAGTTGA